A stretch of the Teredinibacter haidensis genome encodes the following:
- the moaA gene encoding GTP 3',8-cyclase MoaA, whose product MTQYHQLTDSYQRQFTYLRLSVTDQCNFRCNYCLPDGYCSDTAEPYLQLDEIQKIVGAFAINGTKKIRITGGEPTLRKDIAEIIHLCKSTPGIDTVALTSNGYKITQLLPRLVEAGLDQLNLSADSLQAENFHLITGHNKLQEVLNGIEQAVALGIKKVKLNAVLMREFNHHELQSFIAYVRERPISLRFIELMETGDNKDFFQQQHFSGAEIQQHLETNGWLQVLREPHAGPAVEYTHPDYSGNIGLIMPYSKHFCASCNRLRISSHGNMHLCLFAEEHHKLRPYLQSESSDQLAARLRDLLTVKKESHDLHQGNSGSTRHLAMLGG is encoded by the coding sequence ATGACCCAATACCACCAATTAACTGACAGCTACCAGCGTCAGTTTACTTACCTACGCTTATCCGTTACGGATCAGTGTAACTTTCGTTGCAACTACTGTTTGCCCGATGGCTACTGTTCGGACACAGCTGAGCCTTACCTACAATTAGATGAAATTCAAAAAATTGTAGGAGCCTTTGCTATTAACGGTACAAAAAAAATTCGTATCACCGGCGGTGAGCCAACCCTACGTAAAGATATTGCAGAGATTATTCACCTCTGTAAATCGACACCCGGCATTGACACCGTCGCGCTCACCTCCAACGGCTATAAAATTACTCAGTTACTACCGCGGTTAGTTGAAGCCGGATTGGATCAGTTAAATTTAAGTGCCGATAGCCTGCAAGCGGAAAACTTTCATTTAATAACCGGCCACAATAAATTACAGGAAGTTTTAAACGGTATAGAACAGGCTGTAGCGCTAGGAATTAAGAAAGTCAAACTCAACGCGGTTCTTATGCGCGAGTTTAACCACCATGAGTTGCAATCGTTTATTGCCTATGTTCGTGAGCGTCCGATCTCTTTGCGGTTTATCGAATTAATGGAGACGGGCGACAACAAAGATTTCTTCCAACAGCAGCATTTTAGTGGTGCGGAAATTCAACAACACCTTGAAACAAATGGCTGGCTGCAAGTCTTGCGGGAACCGCATGCGGGCCCAGCAGTAGAATATACTCACCCCGACTATTCCGGTAATATCGGCTTGATCATGCCCTATAGCAAGCATTTCTGTGCGAGCTGTAATCGCTTAAGAATATCGTCTCACGGTAATATGCACCTGTGCTTATTCGCTGAAGAACACCACAAGTTGCGGCCGTATTTACAATCGGAAAGCAGCGACCAACTTGCAGCTCGCCTTCGCGATCTATTGACGGTAAAGAAAGAAAGTCATGACCTTCACCAAGGCAACAGCGGCTCGACCCGTCACCTGGCAATGCTGGGCGGTTAA
- the moaB gene encoding molybdenum cofactor biosynthesis protein B, which produces MGKLVTQHLIPLNIAVLTVSDTRNEDTDTSGQSLINALTDFGHTLCDKKIVVDDIYKIRAAASAWIADEDTHVILITGGTGFTSRDSTPEAITPLLDKTVEGFGELFRQISLEQIGTSTIQSRALAGLANGTVIFCVPGSTNACKTAWNEIICKQLDSRQGPCNFVPQLKGIDISTCTTRG; this is translated from the coding sequence ATGGGAAAACTTGTTACTCAACATCTGATACCACTGAACATTGCCGTATTGACAGTATCCGATACCCGCAATGAGGATACCGACACCTCAGGCCAAAGCCTTATCAACGCACTGACTGATTTCGGCCACACGCTTTGTGACAAAAAAATTGTGGTCGATGATATTTATAAAATACGCGCTGCGGCATCAGCCTGGATTGCAGATGAAGATACACATGTAATCCTTATTACCGGCGGTACCGGCTTTACCTCTCGCGACAGCACGCCAGAGGCGATTACACCTCTGCTGGATAAAACGGTAGAGGGCTTTGGTGAGTTATTCCGCCAGATATCACTGGAGCAAATCGGCACATCGACAATTCAATCCCGCGCCTTAGCGGGATTGGCAAATGGTACCGTTATTTTCTGCGTACCCGGCAGTACCAATGCCTGTAAAACAGCCTGGAATGAGATTATCTGCAAACAGCTGGATAGCCGTCAGGGCCCTTGTAATTTTGTTCCTCAGCTAAAAGGGATAGACATTAGCACCTGCACCACTCGCGGCTAA
- a CDS encoding HNH endonuclease, which yields MEAKILRLNMAGQPIEWLSWKETACLYARGIIGWTLGGVVKKARGGYSRMTGRQTVIPLPAIIACEGSRMAPLRRNPPLSNSALFSRDNYQCLYCGSYFEFSYLSRDHVHPTSRGGKDKWENVVASCKRCNQRKGGSLLSEISMELLALPYRPNPSEYLALINTERIRGDQMEYLRPQFYRYSPQLTCCA from the coding sequence ATGGAAGCGAAAATACTGCGATTAAATATGGCGGGCCAACCCATCGAGTGGTTAAGTTGGAAGGAAACGGCCTGTCTGTATGCTCGCGGAATAATTGGTTGGACTTTGGGGGGGGTGGTAAAAAAAGCCCGAGGAGGCTATTCCCGAATGACCGGAAGGCAAACCGTTATTCCGTTGCCTGCGATTATTGCCTGTGAGGGTAGCCGCATGGCGCCTCTCCGGCGCAATCCCCCACTATCAAATAGCGCACTTTTTTCCCGTGATAATTATCAGTGCCTGTACTGTGGTTCGTATTTTGAGTTCTCTTATTTGTCGCGAGACCATGTTCATCCGACCAGTCGTGGAGGCAAGGATAAGTGGGAGAATGTTGTCGCCTCCTGTAAGCGCTGCAATCAGCGCAAAGGGGGCTCGCTACTTTCTGAAATTAGTATGGAATTATTGGCGTTACCTTACCGGCCCAACCCCTCTGAATATTTAGCGCTGATCAATACGGAACGTATTCGTGGCGATCAGATGGAGTATCTACGCCCACAATTTTACCGTTATAGCCCCCAGTTGACGTGTTGTGCTTAG
- a CDS encoding PilZ domain-containing protein: protein MHDERRRYFRIDETVGIGYEVLQHSHHDPLQEEDASDEGGRMASLLDVTEEQDATIELLLSEVEDENPKVAELIGLFNQKLERIVNHLLMDSHTISRIAHKVKEANISACGIGFVNNEEIEEGSSLRMHITLSPGNLRIETNGRVVGCSPNGDGESYYWRLDFFGMSKKDQEALIQHIVRTQGSQLKNLRDVVY, encoded by the coding sequence ATGCACGATGAGCGGCGGCGATATTTTCGTATTGATGAAACTGTGGGTATTGGTTACGAGGTGTTGCAACACTCTCACCACGATCCTCTGCAGGAGGAAGACGCGTCCGACGAGGGCGGGCGCATGGCAAGCCTTCTGGACGTAACTGAAGAGCAGGATGCAACAATAGAGCTGCTGTTATCGGAGGTTGAAGACGAGAATCCAAAAGTTGCAGAGCTTATAGGCCTGTTCAATCAAAAGCTTGAACGAATCGTCAACCATCTATTAATGGATAGCCACACCATTTCTCGTATTGCCCACAAGGTGAAAGAAGCTAATATCTCAGCGTGTGGGATAGGCTTTGTCAACAATGAAGAAATAGAGGAAGGCTCGAGCCTGAGGATGCATATAACTTTGTCGCCGGGCAATTTACGCATAGAGACTAACGGAAGGGTTGTTGGTTGTTCGCCCAATGGTGATGGTGAGAGCTATTACTGGCGATTGGACTTCTTTGGCATGAGCAAGAAGGATCAGGAAGCGCTAATACAACACATTGTGCGGACGCAGGGCTCGCAGTTAAAAAATTTACGTGACGTCGTATACTAA
- a CDS encoding flagellar motor protein MotB: MSDEEDDCKCKPGLPPWIATFADLMSLLMCFFVLLLSFSEMDAMKFKRLAGSMAQAFGVQNKLSVTDIPKGTSIIAQEFSPGRPEPTPINEIWQKTQDITEMSMEQYCVEEFDIEQGDEGYDAGVKLRVKQQLEELLKQTEEDAYELAGALHEQIAAGQVEIETRGRLIIIRIREKGSFISGSADMAPSYRDVMREVRAVLALKKGKIEVQGHTDDVPIRTSRFRSNWELSSSRAVSVAHELMVGGDVAERRFEISGFADTVPLAPNDSAENRARNRRVEILVKQGLENELEEEDLKLLKDDKEGADILRELDIAPEYLFDLEPEEIF, from the coding sequence ATGAGCGATGAAGAGGACGACTGCAAATGTAAACCGGGGCTACCGCCCTGGATTGCTACTTTCGCTGACTTAATGTCGTTGCTAATGTGCTTCTTCGTACTGCTATTGTCGTTTTCTGAAATGGATGCAATGAAGTTCAAACGCTTGGCTGGCTCTATGGCTCAGGCTTTCGGCGTGCAAAACAAGCTGAGCGTCACGGATATCCCTAAGGGGACCAGCATTATTGCCCAGGAGTTTAGCCCCGGTCGCCCAGAGCCGACGCCCATCAATGAGATCTGGCAGAAGACACAGGACATTACTGAAATGTCGATGGAGCAGTACTGTGTGGAGGAGTTCGATATCGAACAGGGGGATGAGGGCTATGATGCCGGAGTAAAGCTGCGGGTTAAGCAGCAGCTTGAAGAGTTGCTAAAACAAACAGAAGAGGATGCTTACGAGTTGGCGGGAGCGCTGCACGAACAGATAGCTGCCGGGCAGGTAGAGATTGAAACCCGTGGGCGACTTATCATTATTCGTATTCGAGAAAAGGGGTCTTTCATTTCAGGCTCCGCTGATATGGCTCCATCCTACAGGGACGTTATGCGGGAGGTGCGTGCAGTACTTGCGCTTAAAAAAGGCAAGATCGAAGTCCAGGGGCACACCGACGATGTACCCATTCGCACGAGTCGCTTTCGCTCTAACTGGGAGTTATCATCTTCGCGCGCTGTTTCTGTCGCCCATGAACTTATGGTGGGTGGAGATGTAGCGGAAAGACGTTTTGAAATATCGGGCTTTGCCGATACGGTTCCTCTTGCCCCTAACGATTCAGCCGAAAACCGTGCTCGCAATCGACGGGTAGAAATTCTAGTAAAACAGGGGCTGGAAAACGAGCTGGAAGAAGAAGACTTGAAGCTTTTGAAAGATGATAAAGAGGGGGCCGATATACTGCGAGAGCTGGATATTGCTCCGGAATATTTGTTCGATCTGGAACCTGAAGAGATTTTCTAA
- the pomA gene encoding flagellar motor protein PomA, protein MDLATIVGLVGALALIVVSMLMSGELGMFVNGPSLVIVVGGTVFAVMAKYGLGQFLGAVGVAGKSFSTKLPDPNELIDEIVSLADEARKGGLLSLEGKEVSSDFLQRGIQLLVDGHDPDVVKTLLSIDKNKAAERHEIGSSIFAAMAEMAPAMGMIGTLIGLVAMLANMDDPKSIGPAMAVALLTTLYGAVIANAMCGPISDKLKLRAGEEAMIKSLVIDALLAIQGGQNPRVIDSMLRNYLPEGKRVVEGAE, encoded by the coding sequence GTGGATTTAGCAACGATAGTGGGGCTCGTTGGTGCACTGGCACTGATTGTGGTTTCCATGTTGATGAGTGGCGAGCTGGGTATGTTTGTCAATGGTCCATCGCTGGTCATCGTGGTGGGGGGGACAGTTTTCGCAGTTATGGCGAAATACGGGCTTGGGCAGTTTCTGGGGGCAGTAGGTGTCGCGGGAAAAAGCTTTTCGACCAAGCTACCCGACCCGAACGAATTGATTGATGAAATTGTGTCGTTGGCGGACGAGGCCAGAAAGGGAGGCCTGCTCTCGTTGGAGGGTAAAGAAGTGAGCAGTGATTTTCTCCAGCGGGGTATTCAGTTACTCGTGGATGGTCATGATCCCGACGTAGTAAAAACGCTGCTATCCATTGATAAAAATAAAGCTGCCGAACGCCATGAAATTGGTTCCTCCATTTTTGCTGCCATGGCCGAAATGGCACCTGCGATGGGGATGATTGGTACCCTCATCGGTTTGGTTGCCATGTTGGCGAATATGGATGACCCCAAGTCAATTGGCCCGGCTATGGCTGTGGCTCTGCTAACGACGCTTTATGGCGCGGTGATAGCCAACGCTATGTGTGGTCCTATTTCGGATAAATTAAAACTGCGTGCTGGAGAGGAGGCGATGATCAAAAGCCTCGTTATCGATGCGTTGCTGGCTATTCAGGGTGGGCAAAACCCGAGAGTAATCGACTCGATGCTGCGTAACTATTTACCCGAGGGAAAACGTGTTGTTGAAGGCGCAGAGTAA